A stretch of the Papaver somniferum cultivar HN1 chromosome 6, ASM357369v1, whole genome shotgun sequence genome encodes the following:
- the LOC113287827 gene encoding transcription factor ILR3-like: protein MVSPENSNWFTVLDYASFDDISVPGGDFPAPTTEVPWTSQTLNVSNPSVSLDFDGSFGDSDVFKETGSRKRVRSETSSTSGSKACREKMRRDRLNERFLELGSILDPGRPPKMDKAAILSDAVRMVTQLRSESQKLKESNENLQEKLKDLKVEKNELRDEKQRLKTEKEKLEQQVKAVSAQPSFIPHPAGMPAGMPAAFAAQSQAAGNKMMPFMGYQGVAMPMWQFMPAAARDTSQDHVLRPPVA from the exons ATGGTGTCTCCTGAGAACTCGAATTGGTTCACGGTCTTGGATTATGCTTCGTTCGACGACATTTCAGTTCCCGGAGGCGATTTTCCGGCACCGACTACTGAAGTTCCTTGGACTTCTCAGACCTTAAATGTCTCCAACCCTAGTGTCag TTTGGATTTTGATGGCTCCTTTGGAGATTCGGATGTCTTTAAAGAAACAGGCTCGCGGAAAAG AGTGAGGTCAGAAACAAGCAGTACATCTGGTTCGAAAGCATGTAGGGAGAAAATGCGGAGGGATAGGCTAAATGAAAG ATTCCTAGAGTTGGGTTCTATTCTGGACCCTGGAAGGCCCCCCAAGATGGATAAAGCTGCCATATTGAGTGACGCTGTTCGAATGGTGACTCAGTTGCGTAGTGAATCGCAGAAGCTTAAGGAGTCAAATGAGAATCttcaagaaaaactaaaagaTTTGAAG GTTGAGAAGAATGAGCTTCGGGATGAGAAACAGAGGTTGAAAACAGAGAAAGAGAAGCTAGAACAGCAAGTTAAAGCCGTGAGTGCCCAACCTAGTTTCATCCCTCATCCTGCTGGAATGCCTGCTGGAATGCCTGCAGCATTTGCCGCTCAAAGCCAAGCTGCTGGCAACAAAATGATGCCATTCATGGGCTACCAGGGTGTTGCCATGCCCATGTGGCAATTTATGCCGGCTGCTGCTCGTGATACGTCACAGGATCATGTTCTTCGACCCCCAGTTGCTTAG
- the LOC113285732 gene encoding uclacyanin-3-like — protein sequence MWNLRCLMNLAVTAMFIKYAFGASHIVGAPGGGWDQTTNFDAWTKGETLKVGDTLVFQYAAPHSVFEVPEADYKTCNGNNPISSDTSGNTVITLSSAGKRFFICGITSHCSQGMKLEVEIVGSTPSSPPPKPTTPSPPPPSPATPSPPPPSPATPSRPPPSPATPSPPPIKSPPKATSPPTTPAKSPPKPTTAPSTPATPATPPKSQAGSPSEAPASSPTQTTATGTNSNSGNRGHKEVKFAMVIGFGVTILMSL from the exons ATGTGGAACTTGAGATGTCTAATGAACTTGGCTGTCACAGCCATGTTCATCAAGTATGCATTCGGAGCTAGTCACATCGTAGGAGCTCCTGGAGGCGGTTGGGACCAAACGACCAACTTCGACGCATGGACAAAGGGTGAAACGCTTAAAGTTGGCGATACTCTTG TCTTCCAATATGCAGCACCTCACAGCGTATTTGAAGTTCCGGAGGCCGACTATAAGACATGTAACGGGAACAACCCAATCTCATCTGATACGAGCGGTAACACAGTAATCACTCTCTCTTCTGCGGGAAAGAGGTTCTTTATTTGTGGAATTACAAGCCATTGCAGCCAAGGAATGAAGCTCGAAGTTGAGATTGTTGGATCTACTCCGTCGTCGCCACCAcctaagccaacaacaccttccCCGCCTCCCCCTTCACCAGCAACACCTTCCCCACCTCCTCCTTCGCCAGCAACACCTTCCCGACCTCCCCCTTCGCCAGCAACACCTTCCCCACCTCCAATCAAGTCTCCACCAAAAGCAACCTCACCACCAACAACTCCTGCCAAGTCTCCACCAAAACCCACTACTGCCCCATCAACACCTGCAACCCCAGCAACACCTCCAAAATCACAAGCTGGTAGTCCATCTGAAGCACCTGCCAGTTCTCCTACCCAAACTACTGCAACAGGAACAAACTCAAATTCTGGCAACAGAGGTCATAAAGAGGTGAAATTTGCAATGGTGATTGGTTTCGGGGTAACGATTCTTATGTCCCTTTAA
- the LOC113285733 gene encoding uclacyanin-3-like encodes MLTLRTLMSLAVTAMFIKSAIGATTHKVGGPDGTWDQITDLTKWAKGVTFKVGDTLDFTYGAQHNVFEVKDKKAYDACDTSDAISSDDSGETPITLSSVGKRFFVCGASDHCAQGMKVTIDTVSSTTPSTPALSPPKPTPSADSPPVSQGTTSEPPPATKPTAPNAGNGGYEVNFAMVLGFGFMTLLCL; translated from the exons ATGTTGACCTTGAGAACTCTGATGAGCTTGGCTGTTACAGCCATGTTCATTAAGTCAGCAATCGGAGCCACCACCCATAAAGTAGGAGGTCCCGACGGTACGTGGGATCAAATCACCGACTTAACCAAATGGGCAAAGGGGGTAACATTCAAAGTTGGCGATACTCTTG ACTTCACATATGGCGCGCAACACAATGTATTCGAAGTTAAAGACAAGAAGGCTTACGATGCATGTGATACAAGCGACGCGATCTCGTCTGATGATAGTGGTGAAACACCAATAACTCTTTCTTCTGTAGGAAAGAGATTCTTCGTTTGTGGAGCCTCGGACCATTGTGCCCAAGGAATGAAGGTTACAATTGACACCGTTAGTTCCACTACCCCATCAACTCCAGCCTTGTCTCCACCAAAACCTACTCCATCCGCCGATTCTCCTCCAGTTTCCCAGGGTACTACATCCGAACCACCACCTGCTACTAAACCAACCGCACCAAATGCTGGTAACGGAGGTTATGAGGTGAATTTTGCAATGGTGCTTGGATTCGGATTCATGACTCTTCTGTGTCTCTAA